Proteins encoded in a region of the Gallalistipes aquisgranensis genome:
- a CDS encoding agmatinase family protein, translating into MEMKDFDPDGTGLDNGNYFGLPCTAEESRLVLLSVPWDVTASYGGGAAFGPDAIIGASSQLDLYDGFHPGGWREGIGTVGIDYSIQERSIFLRGDAQKVMSHLESGGSTGDEYVKRKIARINEGSRWLNDRVYGEASSWLDRGRLVGLVGGDHSTPLGFVRALAEREGALGVLHVDAHRDLRAGYEGFDYSHASIMYNVLKEVPGVERLVQVAVRDFCDGEEALAGSDSRVVSFDDYLLARNRFGGMTWREQCARIAESLPAKVYVSFDIDGLSPELCPHTGTPVAGGLSFHEAVFLLDAVVASGRRIVGFDLCEVAPAADHENEWDANVGARVLYKLCNFTLKSNPK; encoded by the coding sequence ATGGAGATGAAAGATTTTGATCCCGACGGAACGGGACTCGACAATGGAAACTACTTCGGTCTGCCCTGCACGGCGGAGGAGTCGCGGCTGGTGCTGCTCTCCGTGCCGTGGGACGTGACGGCATCCTACGGGGGCGGGGCGGCTTTCGGGCCCGATGCGATCATCGGCGCCTCCTCGCAGCTCGATCTCTACGACGGCTTCCATCCCGGCGGATGGAGGGAGGGGATCGGGACCGTGGGGATCGACTACTCGATCCAGGAGCGGAGCATTTTCCTGCGCGGCGACGCCCAGAAGGTGATGTCGCATCTGGAATCGGGCGGTTCGACGGGCGATGAATATGTGAAACGGAAGATCGCCCGGATCAACGAGGGGTCGCGCTGGCTGAACGACCGGGTCTACGGAGAAGCCTCCTCGTGGCTCGACCGGGGCCGCCTGGTCGGGCTCGTGGGAGGAGACCACAGTACGCCGCTGGGCTTCGTGCGGGCGCTGGCCGAACGGGAGGGGGCGCTGGGCGTTCTGCACGTGGATGCGCACCGCGACCTGCGGGCCGGGTACGAAGGGTTCGACTATTCCCATGCCTCGATCATGTACAACGTGCTGAAAGAGGTGCCCGGAGTGGAGCGGCTGGTGCAGGTGGCCGTGCGGGACTTCTGCGACGGGGAAGAGGCGCTGGCCGGGAGCGATTCCCGCGTGGTGTCGTTCGACGACTACCTGCTGGCCCGGAACCGTTTCGGCGGGATGACCTGGCGGGAACAGTGCGCCCGGATCGCGGAGAGCCTGCCGGCGAAGGTCTATGTCAGTTTCGACATAGACGGCCTTTCGCCCGAACTCTGTCCGCACACGGGGACGCCCGTGGCCGGGGGGCTGTCGTTCCACGAGGCGGTCTTCCTGCTGGATGCCGTGGTCGCTTCCGGACGCCGGATCGTCGGGTTCGATCTGTGCGAGGTGGCTCCCGCCGCCGACCACGAGAACGAATGGGATGCCAACGTGGGGGCCCGCGTCCTGTACAAACTCTGTAACTTTACGCTGAAGAGCAATCCGAAATAA
- a CDS encoding ROK family protein, with amino-acid sequence MKGNLIGLDIGGTKCAVIYGQFNGQDMKLVDKTIFATTHVNETIENLMRETEALMQRHDLDKTNVRAIGISCGGPLDSKNGVVMSPPNLPGWDNIPITRLVEERLGIPCAIQNDANACALAEWKFGAGHNCRNMIFLTYGTGLGAGLIIDGKLYTGTNDNAGEAGHIRLAEFGPVGYGKSGSFEGFCSGGGIAQLARDYVSERYQMGQKVPWCPSDDIPRLTAKKVAEAAAEGHELALKIYRTSARFMGKGLSILIDLLNPEIIVLGSIYSRNETMLKPFIEEVIREEALPLAANVCSIKAAELGENVGDYAALSVAFNSLHN; translated from the coding sequence ATGAAAGGAAATCTTATCGGCCTGGATATAGGAGGCACGAAATGCGCTGTCATATACGGCCAGTTCAACGGTCAGGATATGAAATTAGTGGACAAAACGATCTTTGCCACGACCCATGTCAACGAAACCATCGAAAACCTGATGCGAGAGACCGAAGCGCTGATGCAAAGACACGACCTGGATAAAACGAACGTCCGGGCAATCGGAATCAGTTGCGGAGGACCTCTGGACAGTAAAAACGGAGTGGTAATGTCTCCCCCCAACCTGCCCGGCTGGGACAACATTCCCATTACCCGGTTAGTGGAGGAACGCCTCGGTATCCCCTGTGCGATTCAGAACGACGCCAACGCCTGTGCCCTGGCCGAATGGAAATTCGGCGCAGGTCATAACTGCCGCAACATGATTTTCCTCACCTACGGTACCGGATTGGGGGCAGGACTTATCATAGACGGGAAACTATACACCGGGACCAACGACAATGCGGGTGAGGCGGGACACATCAGACTGGCTGAATTCGGCCCGGTCGGATACGGAAAGTCTGGATCGTTCGAAGGTTTTTGCAGCGGAGGAGGCATCGCGCAATTGGCCCGCGACTACGTATCGGAAAGATATCAGATGGGGCAAAAAGTCCCATGGTGTCCGTCGGACGACATTCCTCGTCTGACAGCGAAAAAGGTAGCGGAAGCAGCGGCGGAAGGCCACGAACTGGCACTGAAAATTTACAGGACTTCTGCCCGTTTCATGGGAAAAGGGCTCTCCATTCTGATCGACTTGTTAAATCCCGAAATCATCGTACTGGGAAGCATATACAGCCGGAATGAAACGATGCTCAAACCGTTTATCGAAGAAGTCATCCGGGAAGAGGCGCTGCCGTTAGCCGCAAATGTCTGTTCGATCAAAGCCGCCGAACTGGGAGAGAACGTAGGCGACTATGCGGCGCTTTCGGTCGCTTTCAATTCTCTGCACAATTAA
- a CDS encoding 4-phosphoerythronate dehydrogenase, whose protein sequence is MKIVADRDIPFLRGILEPYADVVYLPGAAISARDAADADALIVRTRTRCDRTLLEGSRVRFIGTATIGFDHIDRTYCDAHGIAVETAAGCNARGVLQWVAAVLAFAARREGWSPEEKTLGVVGVGHVGSLVAGYARRWGFRVLCCDPPRQREASSGDTGYAPGDPLSPAGFVPAERIAEEADIVTFHVPLTRTGADTTFHMADSGFLARMKSGALLLNSSRGEVVDGEALREALIRDEGLPAEERLRCAIDTWEHEPAIDRALLRRALLATPHIAGYSRQGKANAASMIVRALARRYGFPLSDWYPSAEVTPCAARPIGWEELLGTIGDRFDIGAQSRALKSAPQEFEAMRDHYRYREEYF, encoded by the coding sequence ATGAAAATCGTAGCGGATCGGGACATACCCTTCCTGAGGGGGATTCTGGAACCTTATGCGGATGTGGTCTACCTGCCGGGAGCGGCCATCTCCGCCCGGGATGCAGCCGATGCCGACGCGCTGATCGTCCGGACACGGACACGGTGCGACCGGACGCTGCTGGAGGGTTCGCGGGTGCGCTTCATCGGCACGGCCACCATCGGGTTCGACCACATCGACCGGACCTACTGCGACGCGCACGGCATCGCCGTGGAAACGGCCGCCGGATGCAATGCCCGCGGCGTACTCCAGTGGGTCGCCGCCGTCCTGGCCTTCGCCGCCCGGCGGGAGGGCTGGTCCCCGGAGGAGAAGACGCTGGGCGTCGTGGGAGTCGGCCATGTCGGATCGCTCGTGGCCGGATACGCCCGCAGATGGGGGTTCCGCGTATTGTGCTGCGATCCGCCCCGGCAGCGGGAAGCATCCTCCGGAGACACCGGATACGCCCCGGGCGATCCGCTCTCCCCGGCCGGTTTCGTCCCGGCGGAACGGATCGCGGAGGAAGCCGACATCGTCACGTTCCACGTCCCGCTGACCCGCACGGGAGCGGACACCACGTTCCACATGGCCGACAGCGGATTTCTCGCCCGGATGAAGAGCGGGGCCCTGCTCCTCAACTCCTCGCGGGGCGAGGTCGTGGACGGGGAAGCCCTGCGGGAGGCCCTGATCCGGGACGAGGGACTCCCGGCCGAGGAACGGCTCCGCTGCGCGATCGACACCTGGGAACACGAACCGGCCATCGACCGCGCCCTGCTCCGCCGGGCCCTGCTGGCCACGCCCCACATCGCCGGTTACTCGCGGCAGGGGAAGGCCAACGCCGCCTCGATGATCGTCCGCGCCCTCGCCCGCCGCTACGGATTTCCGCTCTCCGACTGGTATCCTTCGGCCGAAGTCACGCCCTGCGCCGCCCGTCCCATCGGCTGGGAGGAGCTACTCGGCACGATCGGGGACCGTTTCGACATCGGGGCCCAGAGCCGGGCCCTGAAAAGCGCCCCGCAGGAGTTCGAGGCGATGCGCGACCACTATCGCTACCGCGAAGAATATTTTTAG
- a CDS encoding quinone-dependent dihydroorotate dehydrogenase: MYRHILRPILFLISPERIHRIIVAMLRLCHYLPGSRALLRACFACRHPSLEREVFGMRFPNPVGLAAGFDKNGEVYREISALGFGFVEVGTVTPKPQPGNPRPRLFRLPEDRALINRMGFNNHGMENMVRNLRNRRPGLIIGGNLGKNTLTPNEEAAADYLKLFRSLYQYVDYFVVNVSCPNIAKLGSLQDKEHLREILDGLLEFRRGQNQYRPILLKISPDLTTPQLDDAIGVLVETGLDGIVATNTTTSREGLSTDLKTVAAIGNGGLSGAPLTERALEMVRYIHTRTEGRYPIIGVGGIMTPEDARRMLEAGASLVEVYTGFIYNGPGFVKKICKHLKASSGTQGNRNVK, encoded by the coding sequence ATGTACCGACACATTCTACGACCGATTCTTTTTCTGATCTCCCCGGAACGCATCCACCGCATCATCGTGGCGATGCTGAGACTGTGCCACTACCTTCCCGGCAGCCGGGCCCTGCTGCGGGCCTGCTTCGCCTGCCGCCACCCGTCGCTGGAGCGGGAAGTGTTCGGCATGAGGTTTCCCAACCCCGTGGGGCTGGCTGCCGGATTCGACAAGAACGGCGAAGTCTACCGCGAAATCTCAGCGCTGGGTTTCGGATTCGTGGAGGTGGGCACCGTCACCCCCAAGCCCCAGCCGGGCAATCCGCGGCCCCGCCTCTTCCGTCTGCCGGAAGACCGGGCGCTCATCAACCGCATGGGTTTCAACAACCACGGCATGGAGAACATGGTGCGCAACCTGCGCAACCGAAGGCCCGGCCTCATCATCGGCGGCAACCTGGGAAAAAATACGCTGACCCCCAATGAGGAGGCCGCCGCCGACTATCTGAAGCTCTTCCGCAGCCTCTATCAGTACGTGGACTACTTCGTAGTAAACGTCAGCTGCCCGAACATCGCCAAACTGGGTTCGCTGCAGGACAAGGAACACCTGCGGGAGATACTCGACGGACTGCTGGAGTTCCGGCGGGGCCAGAACCAGTACCGGCCGATCCTGCTCAAGATTTCGCCCGACCTGACCACCCCGCAGCTCGACGATGCGATCGGCGTGCTGGTCGAAACGGGCCTCGACGGCATCGTGGCGACCAATACCACCACCTCGCGCGAGGGGCTCTCGACCGATCTCAAAACCGTGGCCGCAATCGGCAACGGAGGACTGAGCGGAGCACCGCTCACCGAACGGGCGCTGGAGATGGTGCGCTACATCCACACCAGGACCGAAGGCCGCTACCCGATCATCGGCGTGGGCGGCATCATGACGCCCGAGGACGCCCGACGCATGCTGGAGGCGGGAGCGAGCCTCGTGGAGGTCTACACGGGATTCATCTACAACGGCCCCGGTTTCGTGAAAAAAATATGCAAACACCTGAAAGCCTCTTCCGGAACGCAGGGAAACCGTAATGTAAAGTAA
- a CDS encoding competence/damage-inducible protein A, translating to MKAEIITIGDEILIGQIVDTNSAWISGRLNEAGITVGSKISIADDRGQITATIDEALRNNDLVIVTGGLGPTKDDITKKTLADYFGSRLVRHEPTYEFIRALMAKRGIGFNELNRAQAMVPECCTVLMNRNGTAPGMWFEREGRILVSLPGVPFEMMPLIDDEVLPRIRKHFALKSVVHKTAITFGLAESALALKIAPWEDSLPTFLKLAYLPNPSQIRLRLSAYDVDRDMAREEIDRQFARLEKLIPAYVIGYGDATVASATAGLLVRRGVTLAVAESCTGGALSGAFTAMPGASSYFAGSVVAYSNSVKERVLGVDPADLERYGAVSRQVAEQMAAGVRRITGADYAVSTTGIAGPTGGSEEKPVGTVWIGIATPQGVSARKMVFGHLRQQNIERAAANAINLLRLTLTGDENTPVQQGLL from the coding sequence ATGAAAGCGGAAATCATCACCATCGGCGACGAAATCCTGATCGGACAGATCGTCGACACCAATTCGGCCTGGATCTCCGGGCGGCTCAACGAGGCGGGCATCACGGTCGGCAGCAAGATTTCGATCGCGGACGACCGTGGGCAGATCACCGCCACGATCGACGAAGCGCTCCGGAACAACGACCTGGTGATCGTGACGGGCGGTCTCGGCCCCACCAAGGACGACATCACGAAAAAGACGCTGGCCGACTACTTCGGCAGCCGGCTGGTGCGGCACGAACCCACCTACGAATTCATCCGTGCCCTGATGGCCAAACGGGGCATCGGGTTCAACGAACTGAACCGGGCCCAGGCGATGGTCCCCGAGTGTTGCACCGTGCTGATGAACCGCAACGGCACGGCTCCCGGCATGTGGTTCGAACGGGAGGGCAGGATACTGGTCTCCCTGCCGGGCGTACCGTTCGAGATGATGCCCCTGATCGACGACGAAGTGCTGCCCCGCATCCGGAAACACTTCGCGCTGAAATCGGTCGTCCACAAGACGGCCATCACGTTCGGACTGGCCGAATCGGCCCTGGCGTTGAAAATCGCCCCGTGGGAAGATTCGCTCCCCACGTTCCTGAAACTGGCCTATCTGCCCAACCCCTCGCAGATCAGACTGAGGCTCTCGGCCTACGACGTGGACCGCGACATGGCCCGCGAGGAGATCGACCGCCAGTTCGCCCGGCTCGAGAAACTGATTCCGGCCTATGTGATCGGTTACGGCGATGCCACCGTAGCCTCGGCCACGGCCGGGCTGCTCGTCCGCCGGGGCGTGACGCTCGCCGTCGCCGAATCGTGCACGGGCGGAGCACTGAGCGGCGCGTTCACGGCCATGCCCGGTGCATCGTCCTATTTCGCGGGAAGCGTGGTGGCGTACAGCAACTCCGTCAAGGAACGGGTGCTGGGCGTAGACCCGGCCGACCTGGAGCGCTACGGAGCCGTCAGCCGGCAGGTGGCCGAACAGATGGCCGCCGGCGTACGCCGGATCACGGGGGCCGACTACGCCGTCTCCACCACGGGGATCGCAGGTCCCACGGGGGGCAGCGAGGAGAAACCGGTCGGCACGGTCTGGATCGGCATCGCCACGCCGCAAGGCGTTTCGGCCCGGAAGATGGTCTTCGGGCATCTGCGCCAACAGAACATCGAACGGGCCGCGGCCAACGCAATCAACCTGCTGCGGCTCACGCTCACGGGCGACGAAAACACACCGGTACAACAAGGTCTGCTGTAA
- the rpmB gene encoding 50S ribosomal protein L28 has protein sequence MRICEITGKTAVVGNNVAHSNTRTKRRFNPNLKTKRFWLEEEGRWITLKVSAAGIKTINKKGLSAALKDAAAARKLY, from the coding sequence ATGAGAATTTGCGAAATCACTGGAAAAACGGCTGTCGTGGGCAATAACGTGGCCCACTCGAACACCCGTACCAAGCGTCGCTTCAATCCCAATTTGAAGACCAAACGCTTCTGGCTGGAGGAGGAAGGCAGATGGATCACCCTCAAGGTATCGGCTGCCGGAATCAAAACCATCAACAAAAAAGGGCTGAGCGCCGCTCTGAAAGACGCTGCCGCCGCCCGGAAACTTTATTAA
- the rpmG gene encoding 50S ribosomal protein L33, which produces MAKKGNRVQVILECTEQRESGLPGMSRYITTKNKKNTPDRMERRKYNPILKKVTLHREIK; this is translated from the coding sequence ATGGCAAAAAAAGGAAACCGCGTTCAGGTGATTCTTGAGTGCACCGAACAACGCGAGAGTGGTCTGCCCGGCATGTCGCGGTACATCACCACCAAAAACAAGAAGAACACTCCCGACCGCATGGAGCGCCGGAAGTACAATCCCATCCTCAAGAAAGTAACCCTACACCGGGAAATTAAATAG
- a CDS encoding DUF4295 domain-containing protein, translating into MAKKVVATLKTGSGKNFTKCIKMVKSDKTGAYAFKTEVVPNDQIKEFFEKK; encoded by the coding sequence ATGGCAAAGAAAGTAGTAGCAACGCTGAAAACGGGTTCGGGCAAGAACTTTACCAAGTGCATTAAGATGGTTAAATCCGACAAGACCGGCGCTTACGCCTTCAAGACGGAAGTCGTACCCAACGACCAGATCAAAGAGTTCTTTGAGAAGAAATAA
- the ftsY gene encoding signal recognition particle-docking protein FtsY — protein MGLFDIFKKKKEEERQSAPEAASARNNDLTAGLEKTKEGLFGKLARAVAGKSKVDDEVLDQLEEVLITSDVGVETTVKIIRRIEERVARDKYMNSSELQSILREEITALLQERDGEAEDFGLEVREGTPFVVMVVGVNGAGKTTTIGKLAAQLKKAGKKVWIGAADTFRAAAIDQLQVWADRAGATMIRQEMGSDPASVAFDTLKSAVANHADVVLIDTAGRLHNKIGLMNELTKIRNVMAKVIPDAPHEVLLVLDGSTGQNAFEQARQFTQATQVTSLAITKLDGTAKGGVVIGISDQFRIPVRYIGVGEGIDQLQLFDRRSFVDALFG, from the coding sequence ATGGGACTGTTCGATATTTTCAAAAAGAAGAAGGAAGAAGAGCGGCAGTCGGCGCCGGAAGCCGCCTCCGCCCGGAACAACGACCTCACCGCAGGGCTGGAAAAGACCAAGGAGGGCCTGTTCGGCAAACTGGCCCGCGCCGTGGCGGGCAAATCGAAGGTGGACGACGAGGTGCTCGACCAGCTGGAGGAGGTGCTCATCACCTCCGACGTGGGTGTGGAGACTACCGTGAAGATCATCCGCCGGATCGAGGAGCGCGTGGCACGTGACAAGTACATGAACTCTTCCGAGTTGCAATCCATCCTGCGCGAGGAGATCACCGCCCTGTTGCAGGAACGGGACGGCGAAGCGGAAGATTTCGGACTGGAGGTGCGCGAAGGCACGCCTTTTGTCGTGATGGTCGTCGGGGTGAACGGAGCCGGCAAGACCACCACCATCGGCAAGCTGGCCGCCCAGCTGAAGAAGGCCGGGAAGAAGGTGTGGATCGGGGCGGCCGACACGTTCCGGGCCGCCGCCATCGACCAGCTCCAGGTGTGGGCCGACCGCGCCGGAGCGACCATGATCCGGCAGGAGATGGGTTCCGATCCGGCCTCGGTGGCGTTCGACACGCTCAAATCGGCCGTAGCCAACCACGCCGACGTGGTGCTGATCGACACGGCCGGACGGCTCCACAACAAAATCGGACTGATGAACGAACTGACCAAGATACGCAACGTCATGGCCAAAGTGATTCCCGACGCACCCCACGAAGTGCTACTGGTATTGGACGGAAGCACAGGGCAGAACGCCTTCGAGCAGGCCCGGCAGTTTACGCAGGCCACGCAGGTCACCTCGCTGGCCATCACGAAACTCGACGGAACGGCCAAGGGGGGCGTCGTGATCGGAATCAGCGACCAGTTCCGGATTCCGGTACGCTATATCGGCGTAGGCGAGGGGATCGACCAGTTGCAGCTGTTCGACCGCCGTTCGTTCGTCGATGCGCTGTTCGGTTAG
- a CDS encoding ferritin produces MLNPNVEKALNAQINAELWSAYLYLSMSMDASAKGYKGVANWYYIQFQEEQDHARIFMNYVLSRGGRVELAPIAAVDTEWASPLASFEDTLAHERKVTAMIENLCRVAEAEKDLATSNMLVWFIDEQVEEEENAQDIIDQLKMVGDSKMGLYMIDKDLAARVYTTPSPLAGK; encoded by the coding sequence ATGTTGAATCCTAATGTGGAAAAGGCGCTGAATGCGCAGATCAATGCCGAGCTCTGGTCGGCCTATCTCTATCTTTCGATGTCGATGGACGCTTCGGCCAAAGGTTACAAGGGCGTGGCCAACTGGTACTATATCCAGTTCCAGGAGGAGCAGGACCATGCCCGTATTTTCATGAACTACGTGCTTTCGCGCGGCGGACGCGTGGAGCTGGCTCCGATCGCTGCCGTCGATACCGAGTGGGCTTCGCCGCTGGCCTCTTTCGAGGACACGCTGGCTCACGAGCGCAAGGTGACGGCCATGATCGAGAATCTCTGCCGTGTGGCCGAGGCCGAGAAGGACCTGGCTACGTCGAACATGCTCGTATGGTTCATCGACGAGCAGGTGGAAGAGGAGGAGAATGCCCAGGACATCATCGACCAGCTGAAGATGGTCGGCGACAGCAAGATGGGTCTCTACATGATCGACAAGGACCTGGCCGCCCGGGTTTACACGACCCCCTCGCCGCTGGCCGGCAAATAG